The following are from one region of the Noviherbaspirillum sedimenti genome:
- the alr gene encoding alanine racemase: protein MPRPLLATIDISALRHNLAVARRCAPQSKIWAVVKANAYGHGLARGMRGFADADGLALIEVEGAVQLRELGWQKPILLLEGVFELADMQVVAQHQLDIAIHCDEQIRMLEQAGLPGPVDVHLKLNSGMNRLGFRPEAFRDAYARLRAIAAVRQIGMITHFANAEEAGNPGMPLAEQLARFQRATEGLVGPRSLSNSAGILLHPQVQGQADWIRPGIMLYGATPGARSAQGFDLQPAMHLTSRIIGMQHIEAGETVGYGSRFAATGPMTVGVVACGYADGYPRHAPSGTPVLVDGVRTRLLGTVSMDMLSVDLTDVPGAGIGSAVTLWGAGLPIDEVANAAGTVGYELMCALAPRVRVVEN, encoded by the coding sequence ATGCCACGTCCGCTGCTTGCCACTATCGATATTTCCGCGTTAAGACATAACCTGGCAGTGGCCAGGCGATGCGCGCCGCAGTCGAAAATCTGGGCGGTGGTCAAGGCCAATGCCTACGGCCATGGACTGGCGCGCGGCATGCGCGGCTTTGCCGACGCTGACGGACTGGCCCTGATCGAAGTCGAGGGCGCGGTGCAATTGCGCGAGCTGGGTTGGCAAAAGCCCATCCTGTTGCTGGAAGGCGTGTTCGAGTTGGCGGACATGCAAGTGGTGGCGCAGCACCAGCTGGATATCGCCATCCACTGCGATGAACAGATTCGCATGCTCGAACAGGCTGGCCTGCCGGGTCCCGTCGATGTGCACCTGAAACTCAACAGCGGCATGAACCGGCTCGGCTTCCGGCCGGAGGCTTTTCGCGATGCCTATGCCAGGTTGCGCGCCATTGCCGCCGTGCGCCAGATCGGCATGATCACGCATTTTGCCAACGCCGAGGAGGCTGGCAATCCCGGCATGCCGCTGGCCGAACAGCTGGCGCGTTTTCAGCGTGCGACTGAAGGCCTGGTTGGGCCGCGCAGCCTGTCGAATTCCGCCGGCATCCTGCTGCATCCGCAAGTGCAGGGACAGGCTGACTGGATCCGCCCCGGCATCATGCTGTACGGCGCCACTCCGGGCGCGCGCAGCGCCCAGGGCTTCGACCTGCAGCCGGCGATGCACCTGACCAGCCGGATCATCGGCATGCAGCACATCGAGGCGGGTGAAACCGTCGGCTACGGCAGCCGCTTCGCCGCCACCGGGCCGATGACGGTCGGCGTGGTCGCCTGCGGTTATGCCGACGGCTACCCGCGCCATGCGCCCAGCGGCACGCCGGTGCTGGTCGATGGCGTGCGCACCAGGCTGCTTGGCACCGTGTCGATGGACATGCTCAGCGTCGACCTGACGGATGTGCCGGGCGCCGGCATCGGCAGCGCCGTCACCCTGTGGGGTGCAGGCTTGCCGATCGACGAAGTGGCGAACGCCGCCGGCACGGTCGGCTATGAGCTGATGTGCGCACTGGCGCCACGGGTGCGCGTCGTAGAAAACTGA